A stretch of DNA from Pseudomonas sp. HN11:
TTGCGCAACGGCCACCTGTGGGTCTACAGCAACGAAATCGACGTGGCTGCCACCCCACTTCACGGCTTCCAGGCAGGCGACCAGGCTATCCTGGAAGCGGCCGGCGGCAAGACCCTGGGCATCGTGGCCGTGAGCCCGAACAACCTGATCTGCGCCCGCCTGCTATCGCGCGACATCAAGTTGCCGCTGGACAAGTCGCTGCTGGTGCACCGCCTGAACGTCGCCCTGTCTCTGCGCGATCGCCTGTTCGACAAGCCGTTCTACCGCCTGGTCTACGGCGACTCCGACCTGTTGCCGGGCCTGGTGGTCGACCGTTTCGGCGACATCCTGGTGGTGCAGATCGCTTCGGCGACCATGGAAGCCCATAAAGAAGACGTGATTGCCGCGCTGACCCAAGTGCTCAAGCCGAGCGGCATCCTGTTCAAGAACGACTCCGCCGCGCGCGACGCCGAAGGCCTCAACCGCTACGTCGAAACCGTGTTCGGCCTAGTGCCGGAGTGGGTTGCGCTGGAAGAAAACGGCGTGAAATTCGAAGCTCCAGTGATCCAGGGCCAGAAAACCGGCTGGTTCTACGACCACCGCATGAACCGCGCCCGCCTGGCCCCGTATGCCAAGGGCAAGCGCGTGCTGGACCTGTACAGCTACATCGGCGGCTGGGGCGTGCAAGCTGCGGCCTTCGGCGCCAGTGAAGTGTTCTGCGTCGACGCCTCCGCCTTCGCCCTCGACGGCGTGGAGCGCAACGCGGCGCTGAACGGCTTTGCCGAGAAAATGACCTGCCTCGAAGGCGACGTGTTCGAAGCCCTCAAGGAACTGAAAGCCAGCGAAGAACGCTTCGACGTGATCGTTGCCGACCCACCGGCCTTCATCAAACGCAAAAAAGACATGAAGAACGGCGAAGGCGCCTACCGCCGCTTGAATGAGCAAGCCATGCGCCTGCTCAGCAAGGACGGCATCCTGGTCAGCGCGTCGTGCTCCATGCACCTGCCGGAAGATGACCTGCAAAACATCCTGCTGACCAGCGCTCGTCATTTGGATCGCAATATCCAGATGCTGGAGCGTGGCGGCCAGGGTCCGGATCACCCGGTGCACCCGGCGATTGCAGAGACGCGTTACATCAAGAGCATTACGTGCCGGTTGTTGCCAAACAGCTAAAGCCAAGCACAGATAAAAATGTGGGAGGGGGCTTGCCCCCGATAGCCGTGTGTCAGCCAGCTAATATGGGGCTGACACTACGCAATCGGGGGCAAGCCCCCTCCCACATTTGTTTGGTGGTTGCCGTAAAAGCTTTCCTACCCAAGCAAGCCACGTCAATTCAGGAAGTTTCTCTCAACGCT
This window harbors:
- a CDS encoding class I SAM-dependent rRNA methyltransferase yields the protein MSLPSLRLKANADRRLRNGHLWVYSNEIDVAATPLHGFQAGDQAILEAAGGKTLGIVAVSPNNLICARLLSRDIKLPLDKSLLVHRLNVALSLRDRLFDKPFYRLVYGDSDLLPGLVVDRFGDILVVQIASATMEAHKEDVIAALTQVLKPSGILFKNDSAARDAEGLNRYVETVFGLVPEWVALEENGVKFEAPVIQGQKTGWFYDHRMNRARLAPYAKGKRVLDLYSYIGGWGVQAAAFGASEVFCVDASAFALDGVERNAALNGFAEKMTCLEGDVFEALKELKASEERFDVIVADPPAFIKRKKDMKNGEGAYRRLNEQAMRLLSKDGILVSASCSMHLPEDDLQNILLTSARHLDRNIQMLERGGQGPDHPVHPAIAETRYIKSITCRLLPNS